A stretch of the Amycolatopsis sp. BJA-103 genome encodes the following:
- a CDS encoding DNA polymerase domain-containing protein, protein MPKNGEPIEVEVGERKVRVSSPDKPYFPARGITKRQVVEHYVAVGVPLLRAVGERPTTLKRYVDGVEGEWFYAKRVPKGAPDWVETAKITFPSGRTAEEVCPTEPAVFAWAANLGTFDFHPWPVRRPDVDHPDELRIDVDPPDEAGFSDAVEVAGVVREVLDSAGLVGYPKTSGGRGVHVLVRIRPEWDFIDVRHAVIALGREVERRIPGKATIAWWKEERGGRVFIDYNQAARDRTVASAWSVRGTPRATVSTPLTWDLLTEVDPDDFDVLTAGAFYAERGDLHAPMDEQAFGIETLLEWYARDERDHGLGEMPYPPDYPKMPGEPKRVQPSKARDDT, encoded by the coding sequence ATGCCCAAGAACGGTGAGCCGATCGAGGTCGAGGTAGGCGAGCGCAAGGTCCGGGTCTCCAGCCCGGACAAGCCGTACTTCCCCGCCCGCGGCATCACGAAGCGCCAGGTGGTGGAGCACTACGTCGCGGTCGGCGTGCCGTTGCTGCGCGCGGTCGGCGAGCGGCCCACGACGCTGAAGCGCTACGTCGACGGCGTCGAGGGCGAGTGGTTCTACGCCAAGCGCGTGCCGAAGGGCGCCCCGGACTGGGTGGAGACCGCGAAGATCACCTTCCCGTCGGGCCGGACCGCCGAAGAGGTCTGCCCGACCGAACCCGCCGTGTTCGCCTGGGCGGCGAACCTGGGCACCTTCGACTTCCACCCGTGGCCGGTGCGGCGGCCCGACGTCGACCATCCCGACGAGCTCCGCATCGACGTCGACCCGCCGGACGAGGCGGGTTTCTCCGACGCGGTCGAGGTCGCCGGGGTGGTGCGCGAGGTGCTCGACTCGGCGGGGCTCGTCGGCTATCCGAAGACCTCGGGCGGCCGCGGCGTGCACGTCCTGGTGCGGATCCGGCCGGAGTGGGACTTCATCGACGTCCGCCACGCGGTGATCGCGCTGGGCCGCGAGGTCGAGCGCAGGATTCCCGGGAAGGCGACCATCGCGTGGTGGAAGGAAGAGCGCGGCGGCCGGGTCTTCATCGACTACAACCAGGCAGCCCGCGACCGCACGGTGGCGTCGGCCTGGTCGGTCCGCGGCACGCCGCGCGCGACGGTGTCGACCCCGCTGACCTGGGATCTGCTCACCGAGGTCGACCCGGACGACTTCGACGTCCTCACCGCCGGCGCCTTCTACGCCGAGCGCGGTGACCTCCACGCGCCGATGGACGAGCAGGCGTTCGGCATCGAGACGCTGCTGGAGTGGTACGCGCGGGACGAGCGCGACCACGGCCTCGGCGAGATGCCGTATCCGCCCGACTATCCGAAGATGCCGGGCGAGCCGAAGCGGGTCCAGCCCAGTAAGGCGCGCGACGACACCTAG